The Akkermansia sp. N21116 genome includes a region encoding these proteins:
- the lipB gene encoding lipoyl(octanoyl) transferase LipB — protein sequence MNVVWLPGLRDYDEVFELQESLVTEHQACPGKEPDLLLLEHAPVYTIGRTRDRTSLRDTAHLPYPVREINRGGQATYHGPGQLVGYPVLHLDAFDRDLHRYVESLEKTLIAACSEWGVAAGLREGLVGVWVEDRKIASIGVGVRKWVSMHGFAMNILPSSLPPFEWITPCGIQGVRMTCLAREIQPPPEREADLVREFGNRFAALWQSTFESLKTNAQ from the coding sequence ATGAATGTAGTTTGGTTACCCGGATTGCGTGATTACGACGAGGTTTTCGAATTGCAGGAAAGTCTTGTTACCGAACATCAGGCATGTCCCGGCAAGGAGCCCGACTTGCTGCTTCTGGAACACGCTCCCGTTTATACGATCGGCAGGACGCGTGACCGGACGAGTCTTCGTGACACGGCTCATCTTCCCTATCCTGTCCGTGAGATCAACAGGGGGGGCCAGGCGACCTACCATGGCCCTGGTCAGCTTGTCGGGTACCCGGTTCTCCATTTGGATGCCTTTGACCGTGATTTGCACCGATACGTGGAGAGTTTGGAAAAAACGTTGATTGCGGCGTGTTCCGAATGGGGGGTTGCTGCCGGATTGAGGGAAGGGCTTGTCGGGGTGTGGGTGGAGGACAGGAAAATCGCCTCCATTGGAGTGGGTGTCAGGAAGTGGGTTTCCATGCATGGTTTTGCGATGAATATTCTTCCCTCCAGTTTACCTCCTTTTGAGTGGATTACCCCGTGTGGAATCCAGGGGGTGAGGATGACTTGCCTCGCACGTGAAATTCAGCCCCCCCCGGAGAGGGAGGCCGATCTTGTCCGTGAGTTCGGCAACCGTTTTGCTGCGTTGTGGCAGTCAACTTTTGAATCATTAAAAACCAATGCACAATAA
- a CDS encoding PatB family C-S lyase, translating to MHNNIDDSIFECCINRRKTDSVKWDLHPETTPAWIADMDFQSPACVIDALKDRVEHGVFGYTLPPDDMADVLVSYMKRNHSADIDPSWILHMGGCVPALSTSVMAVCDPGDSVMCCTPVYPPIRHAHAHGKCESIEVPHIFRAGEWLFDWDAMEEAVRPDTKMFILCNPQNPLGKVLSREEVLRVADFCERHDLILCSDEIHCDLMMDTSVTHETAVSLPERYLKRTIMMTAPSKTYNIAGIGYTMVVIPSPELRKKFDRTRDHLQPSIHCFAYLSARAAYSQGEPWRNALLAYLRKNCETLYAFVSERMPDIRMVPMQATYLAWLDCSALGLSNPQEFFIEKAGVFLNDGADFGSPQCVRFNFGTQRSSMLDALERMATAVETLRV from the coding sequence ATGCACAATAATATCGACGACTCTATTTTCGAATGCTGTATTAACCGTCGGAAAACCGACAGCGTCAAGTGGGATCTTCATCCCGAAACGACGCCGGCCTGGATTGCCGATATGGATTTTCAATCTCCGGCTTGTGTCATTGATGCCCTCAAGGACAGGGTGGAGCACGGCGTGTTCGGTTACACCCTGCCTCCCGACGATATGGCGGACGTCCTTGTCTCCTACATGAAGCGTAACCATAGCGCAGATATTGATCCTTCATGGATCCTGCACATGGGAGGCTGCGTTCCGGCCTTGAGCACATCGGTCATGGCCGTGTGCGATCCCGGAGACTCGGTGATGTGCTGTACGCCCGTGTATCCTCCGATCCGTCATGCGCATGCCCATGGCAAATGCGAGTCTATCGAAGTTCCTCATATTTTCCGAGCGGGAGAATGGTTGTTCGACTGGGATGCCATGGAAGAAGCCGTACGCCCGGACACGAAGATGTTCATTCTCTGCAATCCTCAGAATCCATTGGGGAAAGTTTTGTCGCGCGAGGAAGTGTTGCGTGTGGCCGACTTCTGCGAACGCCATGATTTGATTCTATGCTCGGACGAAATCCATTGTGACCTCATGATGGATACCTCGGTCACTCACGAGACGGCTGTTTCTCTGCCGGAGCGCTACCTCAAGCGTACCATCATGATGACGGCGCCCAGCAAGACTTACAATATCGCCGGTATCGGCTATACCATGGTTGTGATTCCATCCCCGGAATTACGGAAGAAATTTGATCGCACGCGCGACCATCTCCAGCCCTCCATCCACTGTTTCGCCTACCTGTCCGCCCGTGCCGCCTATTCACAGGGGGAACCTTGGCGCAATGCCCTGCTGGCTTACCTGCGGAAAAATTGCGAGACTCTCTATGCGTTCGTGTCCGAACGCATGCCTGATATTCGTATGGTGCCGATGCAGGCCACTTATCTGGCTTGGCTGGATTGCTCGGCACTGGGGCTTTCCAATCCGCAGGAATTTTTCATAGAGAAAGCCGGTGTTTTTTTGAACGATGGTGCAGATTTCGGGTCTCCCCAGTGTGTACGGTTTAACTTCGGCACCCAGCGAAGCTCCATGCTGGATGCTTTGGAAAGAATGGCAACGGCCGTCGAAACGCTCCGTGTCTGA
- a CDS encoding HD domain-containing protein, producing MELLSLQELIALPADSPIAAEIHVQLTQCLKKTTRNNKPYLDVTLADGEQSLTLKVWEDKPWFTDFIQSQPKSFLSIKGIWNKNSYGHEGNDLQIRPLSPEETDMLFLGSPELKNKQDRDWESIVELIGSMSDPRLHALCTLFCTKFRDRLKRTAAARNYHHARRGGIIEHIGGMMRCAHAVCSVYPDLNRDLVLAGCLFHDCGKLWENCYPEGDFSMPYTEVGELLGHIPFGIELVNKLWAEIMDSPESSGWLALDPPSALVRLHLLHMIASHHGELAFGSPVPPKTPEAAVLHYIDNLDAKVEMFRSAYTTSEQLSPHVFQRKAPLAGNEVLPLPAYTELPPAPAYTEPEEEPNGETLF from the coding sequence ATGGAATTATTGTCCCTCCAGGAATTGATCGCTCTTCCCGCCGACTCTCCGATAGCCGCAGAAATTCATGTTCAATTGACTCAGTGTCTGAAAAAGACGACTCGGAACAACAAGCCTTATCTGGACGTCACCCTGGCCGACGGAGAACAATCCCTGACGTTGAAAGTCTGGGAGGACAAGCCATGGTTCACCGATTTCATCCAGTCCCAGCCAAAATCTTTCCTCTCCATCAAAGGAATTTGGAATAAAAACAGTTACGGGCACGAGGGCAATGATTTGCAAATCCGCCCCCTCTCTCCGGAGGAAACCGATATGCTTTTTTTAGGCAGTCCGGAGTTGAAGAACAAGCAGGATCGCGACTGGGAATCTATCGTGGAGCTGATAGGCAGCATGAGCGACCCCCGCTTGCATGCTCTTTGTACCCTATTTTGCACCAAATTCAGAGATCGACTGAAGAGAACGGCAGCCGCCCGCAACTACCATCATGCCCGAAGGGGAGGAATTATCGAACACATCGGGGGGATGATGCGTTGTGCTCACGCGGTTTGTTCCGTGTATCCGGACTTAAACCGCGACCTCGTTCTTGCCGGATGCCTCTTCCACGATTGCGGAAAACTCTGGGAAAATTGCTATCCCGAAGGCGATTTCTCCATGCCTTATACGGAAGTAGGCGAACTGCTCGGCCACATTCCATTCGGCATTGAACTGGTCAATAAACTCTGGGCGGAGATTATGGACAGCCCGGAAAGTTCCGGATGGCTGGCTCTTGACCCTCCATCGGCTCTCGTACGCCTGCACCTCCTGCATATGATTGCTTCCCATCACGGCGAGCTGGCTTTCGGCTCCCCCGTCCCCCCCAAGACACCGGAAGCAGCTGTCCTGCACTACATCGACAACCTTGACGCCAAGGTGGAAATGTTTCGTTCCGCCTACACGACGAGCGAACAACTCTCCCCCCATGTCTTCCAGCGCAAAGCTCCGTTGGCAGGCAACGAAGTCCTCCCTCTGCCCGCCTATACAGAACTTCCCCCGGCACCCGCATACACGGAACCGGAGGAAGAACCAAACGGGGAAACCTTATTCTGA